The sequence TTCGAAGCGGCGATACCAGATGCCGAACTTCGCCAGGAACTCGCGGATCTCCGCTGCATCCTGCATCACCTTGTTTTCGTCGCGAATGTTCAGGGTCGCCATAGTTATGACTCCTTTGGACGATCAGCCCTTGAAGGGCCCGAACGACGTGCGCCGTGCCAGGCACTCGAACAGAAACTCGAAGATCTCCACGTGCCGATACGCCTGCGCCACGTCCGCGCCCCAAGCATACAGGCCGTGGCCGGCGATCAAGAAGCCGCGAAGGCCCGGGGTCTGCGCAAGCTGGGGTTCGAGCCACGCGCGAATGACTTCCATGTCCTGGGAATTGCGCACCACCGGGACAAAGACGCTCGCGTCGTGGGTAGTAACGCCTTCGAGACCCTTGAGCATTTCGTAACCACTCACCCAGAACCCGCCCTTGTCCTGAAAGTGCATTCCCAGCAGCGTGTTCGCCGGGGAGTGCACATGCAGAATGGCACCCGCATTCGCGTGGCGCGCAATGACACCGTGAAGCAGCG comes from Chrysiogenia bacterium and encodes:
- the mtnB gene encoding methylthioribulose 1-phosphate dehydratase, whose translation is MSDATPENLGPALCEAVGRLAAQGLCRGTSGNFSARLSADPLRLVLTRSGRDKSRLGPEDLMVVDGEGAPADGESGTPSAEALLHGVIARHANAGAILHVHSPANTLLGMHFQDKGGFWVSGYEMLKGLEGVTTHDASVFVPVVRNSQDMEVIRAWLEPQLAQTPGLRGFLIAGHGLYAWGADVAQAYRHVEIFEFLFECLARRTSFGPFKG